The nucleotide sequence tagactcttgaggtgaaacttgctcttcaacttgaatagaatcttcaagttcaacttcttcaacatcctcatggtctccaacttcttcacttgtagtggcttcgacatcagcggaaataggatttgaagtaccagaggcaactttctcaagctccacctgttggacatctttcacattcttctcagagtctttgaacatactttcttcatcaaatgtcacatctctgctgattacaagttttttcatctctgggcactacaacctgtaacctttgacaccactactaaaaccaagaaagatagcctttttggctctaggatcaagtttattttcagtcacatgaaaataagcaggtgaaccaaaaatacaaatataatcataatCAGTAGAAGGTTTcccagtccatacctccattggtgtcttaccctgaacagcagctgagggtaaccggttgatgatgtgacatgcataattaactgcctctacccaaaatgacttgcttaaacctgattgagacaacatacatctaaccttctcaagcaaggttcgattcaatctttctgtaactccattttgttgtggagttccccggacactaaaatgtctcacaatcccttcctctttgcaaaccTTAAAGAAAGGGTCGaatgtgtattcaccaccattatccgatctcaaaatcaTAATCTTTCTtccagtctggttctcaaccattttcttccaacccaagaaaatgcttaacACCTTACTCTTGTtcttcatagtgtagacccaagaccttcttgaataatcatcaacaaaggtcacaaaccaatgtctaccactcaaagagggagtctttgtaggaccccaaacatccgaatgcacataatcaagaatgcccttcgtctgatgtactgcaataccaaacttcactctagtttgctttcCTAAGACACAATGCTtgcagaaatcaagcttacaagtcgtggcaccttttagaagaccttgttttacaagcccttgtagagctttctcactggcatggcctaatctcatatgccacagtctagtagtatctgaatcagatatgcccatattttcagagactacagatgcttcacctgtcacagtgcttccctgcaataaatacaaatggccacatcgaggagctttcatcacaagtgcaccataagtaactttcaatgtctgtccatctgaatgaaacctgaagcccttggattccaaagtacccaaagaaataagatttttcttcaaattcggtacataccgaacacctgtcaactctttaaccatgccatcatgcaacttcaaacgaactgtaccaatcctttttgttgtgcaaggattgtcatctcccatgaacacaacaccaccatcaaactctttcaagcttgaaaaccaatccttgtgaggagtcatatgatgagtacaacccgtatccaacacccacttagtagcacaatcaaatgatgaggaagtggttaaagcaaaatcagaaaaatctgtttcaacctcaacaacattagcttcagaactttcttttcctttggtcttcaatCTAGGACAATCTTTTttccaatggcccttattacgacaaaaggcacattcatccctttccaaaggttttctacctttagacTTTCCTCTAGGTTgagactgtgattttttcctactagaagatgatcttctctctgatgatctacctctaacaaataaagcttcagagatactatcatgatttttatctctatgcctcatttcataattcatcaaggcattggacacatcttcaaatttcatagtttctttaccatgcataatagtggtaacaaaatgctcataagagtccggcaaggaattcaacaatattaaggccttatcttcatccttaatatcctcatctaaatttaacaagtcggcaatcaacttattaaaagcatcaaggtgtctaatcatttttgtacattctttgtattggaagcggtagagctttttcttcaagtgtaacCGGTTCTCTGCACTtttcgtcatatacttgtcttccaatttttgccacaacacacaTGCTActgtctcccgcatcacaaaatatttctgagtttttgcaacgcataaccgaattgaagagcaagcccacaaatttaatttttcccattccggcttcgacatagcttccggcttctctcccaaagtggcaagtagatcttgttgagccaacacatctttgacctcacattgccacatcccgaagttgtttgtgccatcaaaattttccacttcgaacttttcattttgcaccgtagttcttgcaaacccggagctgcttccaaaaggattctcatcttgcccgtctgacatctttggcaactagatagtacccaagagcaaccagtgctctgatgccaattgttgtgctaggatagcaccaaacctttttggaaccaactcaagctaacccacaggaaatatatcaaatgaaatgcaagatcaaaatattaaagacaccaagattttaatgAGGTTCCttaacagtcagtgtaactggagtacgtcctcggagcagtaggagctcacccaataatccactatcaaccaaatggaagtttacaaagtgttggcaagctcacaacccaaaaccctaatacaaccaatagctctcacacatcaaagaaacaaatagagagaaatataatgaataatttcttctttatacgaagctcaaagctaatacacaaatacaactttgattgagtgagaactaacaaagaaagaaaatcacctTTCTTTCTTATATCGGAGTTGCGTACCTCTCTTATTCTTTCTGCTGCTCTCTCCTGTTTTCTTCTTCTATACGACTGCCTTTTTTTCACCACCAAAAGGCAGCTGTTGCTGCTAGTTAAAAACCCTAGGAGTCCCGTGACTTCTCACAtggaccaaagaaaaaaaaaactttagacCACGTGCACTtttcttttccccaaaacaaggaagaaacataatcatgttgtcctttttttttcttttgatttgttgaatagccaaaaactttttttgttttgttctccacttggccacttggccacttaTTCAACAAAAACAAGATAGAAGAAGGCCGTTGAGATCAGATGATAAAAGCTGCCGAGTTTAAAGGACAGGATGAACACAAGAGAGGGAAGCTGGAATTCGTTCAGCATGGAGTAGATGATCATCAAATAATTGAAATGAGAGATCTTCTAAAGGCATCCGCGGAGAGTTTGGGGAATGGCATCTTTGGAAATAGCTATAAGGCAGAGATAGTGACAATGAATAATGTGGGGGGCAAGCAAATTAAGCAATCTGTGGTAGTTAAACTGCTAAGGAATCTGCAGCCATTGGTTAGTGAAGATTTCACCAAGCAGTTGCAGTTGCTTGCCAGTTTGAAGCACCTCAATTTGCTACCTCTTCTTGCTTACTACTTCTCCAAGGATGAGAAGTTATATAAATATGTTCGGAAAGGAAATTTGTTCAACCGAATGTTTGGTACGTACGTATACATTACGACTATgagtgatttaatttttttaattgatattTACGaagatatgtatgatggagcaaagactactgtaagaactcatgaaggacaaaccaaaagcttccccataactgtagggttacatcaaagctcatccttaagtccttacctttttgcattggtaatggatgagttaataggacatattcaagatgatattccttggtgtatgcttttcgcagacgatatagtgttgatagatgaaactcaggaaggggtaaatgcaaaacttaacctttggagagaagtgttggaatctaaatgtCTTTGCCTAAGCCAATCAAAGAcataatatatggagtgcaagttcaatgcatatggaggccaaaatgagttaggggtgaggatcggagatctgGAAATATCAAAGAGCAaccgctttcgctacctaggatctatcttgcaaaagaacggagaattagatggagacctgaaccatagaatacaagctggatggatgaagtagaagaatgcatccggcgtgatGTGTGACCGccatatgccactgaagcttaagggaaaattttataggacgacaataagacGGCTAagctgtatgacacagaatgttgggcggtgaagcatcaacacgtacataaaatggatgtagcggagatgaggatgcttcgttggatgtgtgggcacacgagaaatgataagattaggaatgaggatatctaaggtaaagtaggagtagccgaaattgaaggaaagatgagagaaaatcggttacggtggtttggatatgtgcaaagaaggcctactgacgctccagttcgaagatgtgactacgggacaaatgtttagggccgaaggggtagacgaagacttaggaaaactttggaaaagaccctaagaaaagacttagagtacttggatctaacggagaaCATGACACATAACcaagcgcaatgacgttctaggattcatatagccgatcccacttggtgggaaaaggctttgttgttgttgttgttgttgatgttgaTATTTACGAAGATAGTTGTTATTTATATGCAGGAAAAAGGGGTACAAACCGCATTCCGGTCAGATGGAGGTCAAGACTATCAGTTGCTCGAGGTGTAGCCCGAGCGCTCAAGTATCTCCAGAAGAATGAGACCTCATCAGTAGAAAGCAGCAGTAGCACTAGCACTGCCCCTCAGGGGAACTTAAAGTTGTCGAATGTTCTTCTGGATGATAGTGATGGGGTTCTTGTTTCTGATTATGGTTTTGCTTCGCTTGTTGCGATTCCAATTGCAATGCAGCGCATGGTTATATACAAATCACTGGAGTACCGAAAGACCAAGAAAGTCTTGAAGGATTCTAATGTTTGGAGCTACGGAAGCCTTGTTTTAGAGCTCTTGACGGAAAAGATCTCAACTTGCACAGCCCAACCCGGTGTGAATGTGTAGACCTCTGCAGTTGGGTTCACCGAGCAGTTAGGGAAGAATGGACGGCTGAGATATTTGATATGGAAATAACTATGCACAGAACAGCCAGTAGTGGCATGCTTAGACTGCTACAAATTGCAATGCGTTGCTACGATCCGTCCCCTGAGAAGCGACCAGGGATGCGTGAAATTGTGAGAGAACTGGATAATATAAGGGTTACTGAATCAGAAGTCGAAGAGGAAGGCTCGTCTTTGGATCAATCCTTAACAGATGAGTCCGTATCAGTCACTGCCCTTCCTACAAGATTTAATTAGTATTGTCATAGCATTGTTGTAGGGATACCACAATACTGTTGAAGTATAAGCTTTGTAGCTGCAAAAGGATTGAAGAATTGCTGTCTGGAAGTTCAAGTTTTGGTTTTAGAATTGCAGGATTGTTCTAAGTTGAGTTTTAAGTGTTTGTAATGGTTGGcatgattacaacatttaaatggTGTATATTGTGTCACCTATCTAGTTTGTTAGTTGTGTTTTAAGTTGTACATGTGCATCTCAAGTGCTAGAATTCTAGTTGAAGTGTGAGCTAGCAACGACTATATTGCTCAAACTCTCATCGTGTTTGGCATAACTGCATTGCAAGGAATCCAACGTAGATTCCAAAGAAACGTTTTCGATTtgctctcctctctctctgacTTCATTCTTTGCAATCTAGAGATCACCATCTCTGTGATTtccaaaatcaaaatctaaccaaaatttgaattaatcagcCTAGAAAAGACTAACATGGCCTTAGAGCTTGGTTCGAATTAAATCAAGGGGCGTGAATCTGTGAGTTGTTCTCTATGTTTCCAACGAAGAACTCAAGTGAATCGAGGAGAAAGATGGCTGGATCTGGAGCTGAGCTTAAGCTCTGGTCTTCAATGGTGTTACCTACGAGTTTTGGTCTATCTGGATGAAAACTTTTTTCTCATCTCACAATTTGTGTGGTTCTGTTGAAAATGGTAATGAGCTTCCCTCATATGAGAAGCAAACAGATGAGAAGCAATAGATCATTGCTCGTGATCTCCTGCTCGAGATGCTAGAGCTTTGGATTTGATTTAAAGTGATGTAAGTGATGCAATTTTTCCTAGGATTGCAAATTAAGAGATGGCTAAGGATGTTTGGGATGTACTGAAGTAAGAATACAAGGGTGATTCTCAGGTTATGTTAGTGAAACTTCAAGGTAATAGTCGTGGTTTTGAGTATGCTAGAATGAGAAATGGTGAATCACTATCTAATTATTTGACTAGATTGTTTGGCTTGgtgaatcaaatgaaaatgtatGGAGAGAAATTGTCAAATAAAGAATTGTTGAGAAACTGTTGAACAGCCTAATTCCTACGTATGATAATATAGGGTACAAAGAAAGTCAGTACGATTGATCCAATTGAGGTTGTAGCAACTCTCAAGAGTTTTGAGCAAAGATTGATGAGACATGCTGAAGATGGAGAGGTGAATGAGAGGGCATTTAGTAGTCTTAGTATCAATCAAAAGGTAGCTCACAGGCTGATGTTATAGAGGCAAGAAGCCTTAGAAGAATAAGGAGAAGAAGCAACTTGTGAAACCAAATGAGAAGCCAAATGTAGTTGTGAAGAACAATGATAGTAGAGAGGGCTGCAAGACTTATGGAAATCTACATTTTGGTGAATGTTGTTTAAGGGAAAACTAAAATGCCACAAGTGTAACAAGTTTGGTCATATAGCCAAAGACTACAAGAGTAAAATTGTGTAGCATGTTCATTATGCCAAGGAGGTTGGAGAAGATACTAGTATGTTCTTTGCTTGCAATTCTACAGTAATtgttaaaaatgaaaatgtttAGTATATTGATAGTGGGTGCAATAATCACATGACTTCACATGAGTCCATGTTGATTGACGTAGACAGAAATGTGAATACCATAATCAAAATGGGAAATGGACAGATAGTACAAGCCACGGCAAAAGGAACTTTGGTGATTGAAACCAAAAATGGCAAAGGCACATCAAAGAAGTTATGCTAGTTCCTGGTTTAGATGAAAACTTGTTGAGTGTAGGACAAATGTTGTAAGATGGATATTTCCTATTATTTGGAGTTGATAGAGTTGGAATATTTCATGATAGAAGTCTTGAAATTCATGTTGTCACAGTAAAAATGACAGGAACAGATGTTTTCATCTTATCACGGAGGATATCATGGCATCTCCATTAAAAGAAACAGTTGAAGAAGGCTTTTGAGAGTGGCACAAAACATCTGGTCACTTGAATTTCCAGAGTTTGCAACTGTTAGCTGACAAGGAAATGGTGTTGGGCTTGCCtaaattgaagaaaacaaaTGCTGTCTGTGAAAGATGTGTTGTAGGAAAACATCACAGAGAAGCATTCAGTAAGGAGTTGACTTGGAAAACAAGTAAACTACTGGAGTTGGTACATGCTAATATATGTGGTCCTATGCAGGTCACCACAATTGGAGGAAATAGATACTTTTGACAtttattgatgattattcaagaatgTGTTGGCTATATTTTTTGAAGCACAAGTCATAAGTATTCTGTGCATTCAAAAGGTTCAAACTATGGTAGAGCTTTAGAATGGTTATAAAATTCAGAAATTGAGAAGTGACAAAGGAAGAGAATCTACTTTcctagagtttcaaagcttctgTGAAATTCTTGGTTTTCAAAGCTCTGTAGCTGCACTGGAAGTTCAAGCTTTGGTTTTAGAATTGCAGGATTGTTCTAAGTTTTGAGCTTTAAGTGTTTGTAATGGATTATCACAATTATAACATCTACACAGTGTATATTATGCCAGATGTCTTGTTTGTTAGTTGTGTTTAAGTTGTACATGTGCATCTCGCGTGCTACAATTCTAGCTGAGGTATGAGCTAGCAATGGCTATATTGCTCACACACTCTCATTGTGTTTGGCATAATTGAATTGCAAAGACTCCAACGTAGATTTCAGATAAACGTTTTTGATTCGTTCTCTTTGCTCTCTCACTTCATTCTCTACAATCCGGAGATCACCATCTATGTGATTTCTAGAATCAAAATCCAGCCAGAATTAGAATTTATGAGCCTAGAAAACACTAacaaattcaacacacaataTATTACTATCGACTTCATGGGATGCCTCTTTGTCAATCTAGTCGTTTATTTCTTAATCATCATTTAGACgtcatttattaaaaaaaaaaaaaaatcaaattaggGATTTTTTTCATCATCAATATGTATCAAACTAGCGACGGCGACTGTAGCTGTACTTGTATACTGTGATGGCCGTGTGTGGGGGACCCAAGACATACTTAATGTTTTTCGACGTCCTAATTCATGTGGCGCAGCCTGCTTAGGCTAATTCAAAGCCGTTAATAATGTTCAGGTATTAAAATTTGTTAaatgttaaaataaacttagggctagtttggtattactatgctttgaaaaaaaaaactacttctgctgtgctgtgagaataagcagttgtgaaataaagcaacatagtgtttagtaaacttttttgtaaaagtgcttttggaaaaaaagcagtattataatgtttggtaaactttttatgtaaaatagctgtgactgtgtgaaatgaaaaaaaaatggtataatactagatgtgctattaatttaattttcttaacaaataaaggtgaattactaaatatactttatttttaaaagaaaaatatttataaactttatcttaaatattaattagtatgacaaactacttcaattgaaatattttagactGAATAGCTAGGattcattagtacaatattgttaatgtacttgaaagtagtctaattagatgcattcatcaattatatttgtaaaataaaatagtaacgtgtttgataaattatatttgtaaaagtgcttttatcaAAAAATGAAGTGTTATAGtatttgataaatttttatataaaaattgtgTAAAATGACATTTATAATAGTTActctttacctttttttttttatcatgatattatgat is from Malus sylvestris chromosome 5, drMalSylv7.2, whole genome shotgun sequence and encodes:
- the LOC126622514 gene encoding leucine-rich repeat receptor-like protein kinase PXC1 translates to MIKAAEFKGQDEHKRGKLEFVQHGVDDHQIIEMRDLLKASAESLGNGIFGNSYKAEIVTMNNVGGKQIKQSVVVKLLRNLQPLVSEDFTKQLQLLASLKHLNLLPLLAYYFSKDEKLYKYVRKGNLFNRMFGKRGTNRIPVRWRSRLSVARGVARALKYLQKNETSSVESSSSTSTAPQGNLKLSNVLLDDSDGVLVSDYGFASLVAIPIAMQRMVIYKSLEYRKTKKVLKDSNVWSYGSLVLELLTEKISTCTAQPGVNVTASSGMLRLLQIAMRCYDPSPEKRPGMREIVRELDNIRVTESEVEEEGSSLDQSLTDESVSVTALPTRFN